The Streptomyces sp. NBC_01353 genome contains a region encoding:
- a CDS encoding FUSC family protein, translating into MARTPRLTPPPWLTAGLRPAAAPIPWAAVARASVALSAPLAVGFAIDEPVYGALVSMGALSGVIGDTADAYRMRFYNIAVPQLFGALGVTLGTLVFDQGWLAVVVLTLVALVSGMISSIGAVASVSGLLLLLNAVVGAGLPMPEPWWKAPLLLTLGGVVVLFLTLLGWPLRGGIPERAAVAGTYRAVADVLEAAGSETYEEKRQAVTTSLNQSYDLVLARRTRFHGRAPTLVRLLAQLNVVIPLVEAAPAAHFAARRFHRPLPAEIPAAVRELADTIEEGGRTGTPVLDLPEAVRPSEKAVDQALRYAATVVHEAEPNPFNVDDRLGRPAALRVRVRRTARSVLFSEASWRYGLRLALCIGLAQALVSLIDVPRSYWVALTVTFVLKPDFGSVFSRAVLRAAGTAGGLVTAALVFAEVPRGWWYVPIMLVLAGLIPAFSAKGYVFQTAAITPVILLLSDLLNHQGFDLVLPRLWDSLVGCAIALVAGYLLWPESWHSRIGDRLADAVADSAAYVNRAFCAPEQADQAARIRARRRLYRDLSAVRSEFQRALTEPPPTGTVASAWWPLVVAVERIVDATTAARVRVNHGAPAPDPAEVAEVEQQLRELADGLRSSAVLVEVPTELRGDEEGVLAPLRQEVSAARAIATPRRETD; encoded by the coding sequence ATGGCGCGTACCCCCCGGCTCACCCCGCCCCCCTGGCTCACCGCCGGGCTTCGACCGGCCGCCGCGCCCATCCCGTGGGCCGCCGTCGCCCGCGCCTCCGTCGCGCTCTCCGCGCCCCTCGCCGTCGGGTTCGCGATCGACGAGCCCGTCTACGGCGCCCTCGTCTCCATGGGCGCCCTCTCCGGCGTCATCGGCGACACCGCCGACGCGTACCGGATGCGGTTCTACAACATCGCCGTCCCCCAGCTCTTCGGTGCGCTCGGCGTCACCCTCGGCACCCTCGTCTTCGACCAGGGCTGGCTCGCCGTCGTCGTCCTGACCCTCGTCGCGCTCGTCTCCGGGATGATCTCCTCTATCGGCGCCGTCGCCTCCGTCTCCGGCCTGCTGCTCCTCCTCAACGCGGTCGTCGGCGCCGGCCTGCCCATGCCCGAGCCCTGGTGGAAGGCGCCCCTGCTGCTCACCCTCGGCGGGGTCGTCGTCCTCTTCCTCACCCTGCTCGGCTGGCCGCTGCGCGGCGGCATCCCGGAGCGGGCGGCGGTGGCCGGCACATACCGGGCCGTCGCCGACGTCCTCGAAGCCGCCGGCTCGGAGACGTACGAAGAGAAACGGCAGGCCGTCACCACCTCCCTCAACCAGTCCTACGACCTCGTCCTCGCCCGCCGCACCCGCTTCCACGGCCGCGCACCCACCCTCGTCCGGCTGCTCGCCCAGCTGAACGTGGTGATCCCGCTGGTGGAGGCCGCCCCGGCCGCGCACTTCGCGGCCCGGCGGTTCCACCGGCCGCTGCCCGCCGAGATCCCGGCCGCCGTGCGCGAGCTTGCCGACACGATCGAGGAGGGCGGCCGCACAGGCACCCCCGTCCTGGACCTCCCGGAGGCCGTGCGCCCGTCCGAGAAGGCCGTCGACCAGGCCCTGCGCTACGCGGCGACCGTCGTCCACGAAGCGGAACCGAACCCCTTCAACGTCGACGACCGCCTCGGCCGCCCCGCCGCCCTGCGCGTACGGGTCCGCCGCACGGCCCGCTCCGTCCTGTTCTCCGAGGCGTCCTGGCGGTACGGGCTGCGGCTCGCGCTCTGCATCGGCCTCGCCCAGGCGCTGGTCTCGCTCATCGACGTACCCCGCTCCTACTGGGTCGCCCTCACCGTCACCTTCGTCCTGAAGCCGGACTTCGGCTCCGTCTTCTCCCGCGCCGTGCTGCGCGCCGCCGGCACCGCCGGCGGGCTCGTCACCGCCGCCCTGGTCTTCGCCGAGGTGCCGCGCGGCTGGTGGTACGTCCCGATCATGCTGGTGCTCGCAGGGCTGATCCCGGCCTTCTCCGCGAAGGGGTACGTCTTCCAGACCGCGGCGATCACCCCCGTCATCCTGCTGCTCTCCGACCTCCTCAACCACCAGGGCTTCGACCTGGTCCTGCCCCGGCTGTGGGACTCGCTCGTCGGTTGCGCGATCGCGCTGGTCGCCGGATATCTGCTCTGGCCGGAGTCCTGGCACAGCCGGATCGGCGACCGGCTCGCGGACGCCGTCGCCGACTCCGCGGCCTATGTGAACCGCGCGTTCTGCGCGCCCGAGCAGGCGGACCAGGCCGCTCGGATCCGGGCCCGGCGCAGGCTCTACCGCGACCTGTCGGCCGTACGCTCCGAGTTCCAGCGCGCCCTGACCGAACCGCCGCCGACCGGCACCGTCGCCTCCGCCTGGTGGCCGCTGGTCGTCGCCGTGGAACGGATCGTCGACGCGACGACCGCCGCCCGGGTCCGCGTCAACCACGGCGCACCCGCCCCCGACCCGGCGGAAGTGGCGGAAGTGGAACAGCAGTTGCGGGAGCTCGCCGACGGGCTGCGCAGCAGCGCCGTTCTGGTGGAGGTACCGACGGAGCTGCGCGGCGACGAGGAGGGGGTCCTCGCACCGCTGCGCCAGGAGGTGAGCGCGGCCCGGGCCATCGCCACTCCCCGGCGCGAGACGGACTAA
- a CDS encoding ABC transporter permease: MTTVTTGKDTQTTDTLDFVAPKADELAALLVGRSRPPRPSALSASMTFGWRAMLKIKHVPEQLFDVTAFPIMMVLMYTYLFGGALAGSVSAYIQFLLPGILVMSVVMITMYTGVSVNTDIEKGVFDRFRTLPIWRPAPMVGYLLGDVVRYLIASAVMLTVGIIIGYRPDGGIAGVLLGVALLLVFSFAFSWIWTMFGLMLRSEKSVMGVSMMVIFPLTFLSNVFVDPSTMPGWLQAFVNNSPVTHLATAVRELMAGNWPAADIAWSLGWSALFVVVFGAITMRLYNRK, encoded by the coding sequence ATGACCACCGTCACCACCGGCAAGGACACGCAGACCACCGACACCCTCGACTTCGTCGCCCCGAAGGCGGACGAACTCGCGGCGCTGCTCGTGGGCAGGTCCCGCCCTCCCCGCCCCAGCGCCCTCTCCGCCTCGATGACCTTCGGCTGGCGGGCCATGCTGAAGATCAAGCACGTGCCGGAGCAGCTGTTCGACGTGACGGCGTTCCCGATCATGATGGTGCTGATGTACACGTACCTCTTCGGAGGCGCGCTGGCCGGCTCGGTCTCGGCGTACATCCAGTTCCTGCTGCCGGGCATCCTTGTGATGAGCGTCGTGATGATCACGATGTACACGGGCGTCTCGGTCAACACCGACATCGAGAAGGGCGTCTTCGACCGCTTCCGTACGCTCCCGATCTGGCGGCCCGCGCCGATGGTCGGCTATCTGCTGGGCGACGTCGTCCGCTATCTGATCGCCTCTGCGGTCATGCTCACCGTCGGCATCATCATCGGCTACCGGCCGGACGGCGGTATCGCCGGCGTGCTGCTCGGGGTCGCGCTGCTGCTGGTGTTCTCGTTCGCGTTCTCGTGGATCTGGACCATGTTCGGACTGATGCTGCGCAGCGAGAAGTCCGTCATGGGCGTCAGCATGATGGTGATCTTCCCGCTGACGTTCCTGTCCAACGTCTTCGTCGATCCGAGCACGATGCCGGGGTGGCTCCAGGCCTTCGTGAACAACAGCCCGGTGACCCATCTGGCGACGGCCGTACGCGAGTTGATGGCCGGGAACTGGCCGGCGGCGGACATCGCCTGGTCGCTCGGGTGGTCGGCGCTGTTCGTGGTCGTCTTCGGAGCGATCACGATGCGGCTCTACAACCGCAAGTAG
- a CDS encoding RidA family protein, which produces MTSTDQRTITNPATLHDPSPFGYSHAASAPGELVFIGGQYASDATGSPVPGDFAAQVELSFTNLRLALEGVGLGFEHVVRLGSYIVDHDLAKLEVLGKALHGAFGDRLPAQTLSGVASLALPGMLFEIDAVAVRPAG; this is translated from the coding sequence ATGACCAGCACCGACCAGCGCACGATCACCAACCCGGCGACGCTCCACGACCCGTCCCCCTTCGGCTACAGCCACGCCGCCTCCGCCCCCGGCGAACTGGTCTTCATCGGCGGCCAGTACGCCTCCGACGCGACCGGTTCCCCCGTCCCGGGGGACTTCGCCGCCCAGGTCGAGCTGTCCTTCACCAACCTCCGGCTCGCGCTGGAGGGCGTGGGGCTCGGCTTCGAGCACGTCGTGCGGCTCGGCTCGTACATCGTCGACCACGACCTCGCGAAACTGGAGGTGTTGGGCAAGGCGCTCCACGGCGCCTTCGGCGACCGGCTGCCCGCGCAGACGCTCAGCGGGGTCGCGTCCCTTGCGCTGCCGGGGATGCTCTTCGAGATCGACGCGGTCGCGGTGCGACCGGCGGGCTGA
- a CDS encoding alpha/beta fold hydrolase, which yields MPSAEIDGLTIGYEDRGTGPALVLVHGHPFDRTMWQPQIDRFSATHRVVAPDLRGYGATTVVPGTTPLSTFAEDLAALLDHLGIEEFILGGLSMGGQIVMECHRLFPGRIRGLVLADTFPGAETEEGKAGRRALADRLVREGMKGYADEVIDRMVAPYNTHAAPHVHRMMCATDPEGAAAALRGRAERPDYKAVLRAVSVPALVVVGRDDAYTPVADAESMHALLPDSTLVVVERAAHMPNLERPEEFDAALDAFLDSV from the coding sequence ATGCCCTCCGCAGAGATCGACGGACTCACGATCGGCTACGAGGACCGGGGCACCGGCCCCGCGCTCGTCCTGGTCCACGGCCATCCCTTCGACCGCACCATGTGGCAGCCCCAGATCGACCGCTTCTCGGCCACGCACCGGGTCGTCGCCCCCGACCTGCGCGGCTACGGAGCGACCACCGTCGTCCCCGGCACCACCCCGCTCTCCACGTTCGCCGAGGACCTCGCCGCCCTCCTCGACCACCTCGGCATCGAGGAGTTCATCCTCGGCGGGCTCTCCATGGGCGGTCAGATCGTCATGGAGTGCCACCGCCTCTTCCCCGGCCGCATCCGAGGCCTGGTCCTCGCCGACACGTTCCCCGGCGCCGAGACCGAGGAGGGGAAGGCCGGCCGCCGCGCCCTCGCCGACCGGCTGGTCCGGGAGGGCATGAAGGGGTACGCCGACGAGGTCATCGACCGGATGGTCGCGCCGTACAACACGCATGCCGCGCCCCACGTCCACCGGATGATGTGCGCCACCGATCCCGAGGGCGCGGCGGCGGCGCTGCGCGGCCGGGCCGAGCGCCCCGACTACAAGGCCGTGCTCCGCGCCGTCTCCGTACCCGCGCTGGTGGTCGTCGGCCGCGACGACGCGTACACCCCGGTGGCGGACGCGGAGTCGATGCACGCGCTGCTTCCCGACTCCACGCTCGTCGTGGTCGAACGGGCCGCGCACATGCCGAACCTGGAACGTCCGGAGGAGTTCGACGCGGCGCTCGACGCGTTCCTCGACTCTGTCTGA
- a CDS encoding endonuclease/exonuclease/phosphatase family protein, whose translation MTSVRTAVETLPPPVRPRRRLAAWAAGLSVAVPSVVVGCRLIGVDAVTPVPQLLSFLPWLAVPAGLALLLALVARRRLLAAWAALVLAVTAWFVLPYGPDTTTARGPVVERLRVLTANVEFGQGTEALAETVRRERPQLVYVSECDRVCVRTLTAAVGASLPHRAVVDGWGSTGSVVLSAYPLTAQPPIPAVMGMPGATARIGGRTVQLRLAHPLPPIPRQVDQWKRELGRVEAFAAAHRDGGPVILAGDFNASQDHAAFRSLLDAGRLHDAARLAGAARTPTWPREGQGPLPPYVQIDHVLVSDDFRVRGVRFLDLTGSDHRAVLAELDLHAGR comes from the coding sequence GTGACCTCCGTCCGTACCGCCGTCGAGACCCTCCCGCCCCCCGTACGGCCCAGACGGCGCCTCGCCGCCTGGGCCGCGGGGTTGTCGGTCGCCGTGCCGAGCGTGGTGGTCGGATGCCGGCTCATCGGCGTCGACGCGGTCACCCCCGTACCGCAGTTGCTGTCCTTCCTGCCTTGGCTGGCCGTCCCGGCCGGTCTCGCGCTGCTGCTCGCGCTGGTCGCCCGGCGGCGGCTGCTCGCCGCATGGGCGGCGCTCGTCCTCGCGGTGACCGCCTGGTTCGTCCTGCCGTACGGCCCGGACACGACCACCGCCCGCGGCCCCGTCGTCGAACGGCTCCGCGTGCTCACCGCCAACGTCGAGTTCGGCCAGGGCACGGAGGCCCTGGCCGAGACGGTGCGACGGGAGCGGCCGCAGCTCGTGTACGTCTCCGAGTGCGACCGCGTCTGTGTCCGCACCCTCACCGCCGCCGTGGGCGCGAGCCTCCCCCATCGGGCGGTCGTGGACGGCTGGGGCTCGACGGGATCGGTCGTCCTGAGCGCGTACCCACTGACCGCGCAGCCCCCGATCCCGGCGGTGATGGGGATGCCGGGTGCCACGGCGCGGATCGGCGGCCGGACCGTGCAGCTCCGGCTCGCGCACCCGCTGCCGCCGATCCCCCGCCAGGTCGACCAGTGGAAGCGCGAGCTGGGACGGGTGGAGGCCTTCGCCGCCGCGCACCGAGACGGCGGGCCCGTGATCCTCGCCGGCGACTTCAACGCCTCCCAGGATCACGCCGCCTTCCGCTCGCTCCTCGACGCAGGCCGGCTCCACGACGCCGCCCGGCTCGCGGGCGCGGCCCGGACCCCGACGTGGCCGCGGGAGGGGCAGGGGCCGCTGCCGCCGTACGTCCAGATCGACCATGTGCTGGTCAGCGACGACTTCCGGGTGCGCGGGGTGCGGTTCCTCGACCTCACGGGGTCGGACCACCGGGCCGTGCTCGCCGAGCTCGACCTGCACGCGGGCCGCTGA
- a CDS encoding VOC family protein, with amino-acid sequence MDIKLELIGVPVTDIDRAKAFYEQVGFHADHDIPVSDDIRFVQMTPPGSACSITFGKGITTMTPGSLDNMQVVVTDIEEAHADLSARGIEVSEIDDQPWGSFVYFADPDGNRWAVQQTTPRGK; translated from the coding sequence ATGGACATCAAGCTCGAACTGATCGGCGTCCCCGTCACCGACATCGACCGGGCCAAGGCCTTCTACGAGCAGGTGGGCTTCCACGCCGATCACGACATCCCCGTCAGCGACGACATCCGCTTCGTCCAGATGACCCCGCCCGGATCGGCGTGCTCGATCACCTTCGGCAAGGGCATCACCACCATGACCCCGGGCTCCCTCGACAACATGCAGGTCGTCGTCACCGACATCGAGGAGGCGCACGCCGACCTCAGCGCACGGGGCATCGAGGTCAGCGAGATCGACGACCAGCCCTGGGGCTCGTTCGTCTACTTCGCGGACCCGGACGGCAACCGGTGGGCGGTCCAGCAGACGACTCCGCGGGGTAAGTGA
- a CDS encoding MFS transporter — protein MLNVQVRGQGSWARVGAVTLGIFTVMTAELLPVGLLTPVASELSVSAGTAGLMVTVPGLVAAVAAPLIALRAAGADRRAVLVVLMALVAAANLATAAAGHFAVVLGARVLLGIAIGGFWALAGGLAPRLVPTADIGRATAVIFGGVSAASVLGVPAATTAAEWTGWRGAFAGVGVMAVAATVALAGLLPRLPGTRRAPGLRTGFGGLLRLPRDNARVRTGLLLTLLLVTGHFLAYSFVRPVLAEHVRVSEGLVGGLLLGYGLAGVAGNFAAGPAAGRSPRRTLAVLSAVLTAALLALAHTGGATPTGAGLLLLWGLAYGGVSVGLQSWFMAAAPEDVETATGLYVSVFCLSIALGALLGGLLVDATPLVAVLRTGAALTLAACLAAVLPGRIPTS, from the coding sequence ATGTTGAATGTCCAGGTTAGGGGCCAAGGGAGCTGGGCCCGCGTCGGGGCGGTCACGCTCGGCATCTTCACCGTGATGACGGCGGAGCTGCTGCCGGTCGGCCTGCTCACCCCGGTCGCGTCCGAGCTGAGCGTGTCCGCCGGTACGGCGGGCCTGATGGTGACCGTCCCGGGCCTCGTGGCCGCCGTCGCCGCCCCGCTGATCGCCCTTCGGGCGGCCGGCGCCGACCGGCGCGCGGTCCTCGTCGTCCTGATGGCGCTCGTCGCCGCCGCGAACCTCGCCACCGCGGCCGCCGGACACTTCGCGGTCGTCCTCGGCGCCCGTGTCCTGCTCGGGATCGCCATCGGCGGTTTCTGGGCCCTCGCGGGCGGCCTGGCGCCCCGGCTCGTCCCCACGGCCGACATCGGGCGGGCCACCGCCGTGATCTTCGGCGGAGTCTCGGCCGCCTCCGTCCTCGGCGTCCCGGCGGCCACCACGGCGGCGGAATGGACCGGCTGGCGTGGGGCGTTCGCGGGAGTGGGGGTGATGGCGGTGGCGGCGACGGTGGCTCTTGCCGGGCTGCTGCCACGCCTGCCGGGCACCCGGCGCGCTCCCGGACTCCGCACCGGGTTCGGAGGGCTGCTGCGGCTGCCGCGCGACAACGCGCGCGTCCGCACCGGACTGCTCCTCACCCTCCTCCTGGTGACCGGCCACTTCCTCGCGTACTCCTTCGTACGGCCCGTGCTCGCCGAGCACGTCCGCGTCTCCGAGGGACTCGTCGGCGGGCTCCTCCTCGGGTACGGACTCGCGGGCGTGGCCGGGAACTTCGCCGCGGGCCCCGCGGCCGGCCGCTCCCCCCGCCGTACGCTCGCCGTCCTCTCCGCCGTCCTCACCGCGGCGCTCCTCGCGCTCGCCCACACCGGTGGTGCGACCCCAACCGGCGCCGGCCTGCTGCTCCTGTGGGGGCTCGCCTACGGCGGGGTCTCCGTCGGGCTGCAGTCCTGGTTCATGGCCGCCGCACCCGAGGACGTGGAGACGGCGACCGGCCTCTACGTCAGCGTCTTCTGCCTCTCGATCGCGCTCGGCGCCCTCCTCGGTGGGCTGCTCGTCGACGCGACCCCGCTCGTCGCGGTGCTCCGCACGGGCGCCGCGCTCACTCTGGCCGCCTGCCTGGCGGCCGTACTCCCCGGAAGGATCCCCACCTCATGA
- a CDS encoding APC family permease, with the protein MRTTTGRGLQPNVLGTFDTIVMAVAGSAPAYSLAATTAVLFGAVGLAGPAALLYCAIPMLGIVLAYARLGRIDVNAGAGYSWVGRTLHPFLGFLSGWALVVSATVFMVAGSLPAGAMTLSLIDPDLADNTPLAAAVGAGWFLIMLLVVLGGARLTVRAQLLMSGVEMLILVAFVLAAVLHRGHATAFDWSWFGFEHFDGPAGFASGALIAAFYYWGWDVTSNLSEETRDSRRTAGLAALVGVGVVFLLFEAFTVAVNVLLSAGRIESAGANVLAVLGQQIWPGVGGKLLIIAVLLSTVATLETTLIQVTRSLFAMGRDRTMPAALGTVHRRWNTPWVAIAAVGAAALLMFGAAAAAGSMGSILRDAVSAIGLQIAFYYGLAGIAAVVAYKGMLLTSVRNFLIGGAWPLLGAAFMLWAFVESLGELSTTSLTIGLGGLLAGVVPMLVYWRKGSAYYRPARLDAARALAAADPFGPTRPRARRADESLATDF; encoded by the coding sequence ATGCGCACCACCACCGGCAGAGGGCTCCAGCCCAATGTCCTCGGGACCTTCGACACGATCGTCATGGCCGTCGCGGGCAGCGCACCCGCCTACTCGCTGGCCGCCACCACCGCCGTCCTCTTCGGCGCGGTCGGCCTCGCCGGACCGGCGGCGCTGCTCTACTGCGCGATACCGATGCTGGGCATCGTGCTCGCCTACGCCCGCCTCGGCCGGATCGACGTCAACGCGGGCGCCGGATACTCCTGGGTGGGGCGCACCCTCCACCCCTTCCTCGGCTTCCTCTCCGGCTGGGCCCTCGTCGTCTCCGCGACCGTCTTCATGGTCGCCGGCTCGCTGCCCGCCGGCGCGATGACGCTCTCCCTGATCGATCCGGACCTCGCCGACAACACCCCGCTGGCCGCCGCCGTGGGCGCAGGCTGGTTCCTGATAATGCTGCTCGTGGTCCTGGGCGGCGCCCGGCTCACCGTCCGGGCCCAACTGCTCATGTCGGGCGTCGAGATGCTGATCCTCGTCGCCTTCGTCCTGGCCGCCGTCCTGCACCGCGGACACGCCACCGCCTTCGACTGGTCCTGGTTCGGCTTCGAGCACTTCGACGGCCCGGCCGGCTTCGCCTCGGGCGCGCTGATCGCCGCGTTCTACTACTGGGGCTGGGACGTCACCAGCAACCTCAGCGAGGAGACCCGCGACAGCCGCCGCACCGCCGGGCTCGCCGCCCTCGTCGGCGTCGGCGTCGTCTTCCTGCTCTTCGAGGCGTTCACGGTCGCGGTCAACGTGCTCCTGAGCGCGGGCCGGATCGAGTCCGCCGGGGCGAACGTCCTGGCCGTCCTCGGCCAGCAGATCTGGCCGGGCGTCGGCGGAAAACTGCTGATCATCGCGGTGCTGCTGTCCACGGTCGCCACTCTGGAAACCACCCTCATCCAGGTGACCCGCTCGCTGTTCGCGATGGGCCGCGACCGCACGATGCCGGCCGCGCTCGGCACCGTGCACCGCCGCTGGAACACACCATGGGTGGCGATCGCCGCCGTCGGGGCCGCGGCGCTGCTGATGTTCGGCGCGGCGGCCGCCGCCGGTTCCATGGGGTCGATCCTCCGCGACGCGGTCTCCGCGATCGGCCTCCAGATCGCGTTCTACTACGGCCTCGCGGGCATCGCCGCGGTCGTCGCGTACAAGGGGATGCTGCTGACCTCCGTACGCAACTTCCTCATCGGCGGCGCCTGGCCGCTTCTGGGCGCGGCGTTCATGCTGTGGGCGTTCGTCGAGTCTCTGGGCGAACTCTCCACGACGTCCCTGACCATCGGCCTCGGCGGGCTGCTCGCCGGGGTCGTCCCGATGCTCGTGTACTGGCGGAAGGGGAGCGCGTACTACCGCCCGGCCCGACTCGACGCGGCCCGTGCGCTGGCGGCGGCGGACCCGTTCGGCCCGACGAGGCCGAGGGCCCGGCGGGCGGACGAGAGCCTGGCGACGGACTTCTGA
- a CDS encoding ATP-binding cassette domain-containing protein, whose amino-acid sequence MTDLAIETEGLVKVFGTNRAVDGIDLRVPAGTVYGVLGPNGAGKTTAVKMLATLLRPDGGRARVFGNDVVKDADTVRGRVSLTGQYASVDEDLTGTENLVLLGRLLGHTRPAARDRSAQLLGAFGLADAADKQIKNYSGGMRRRIDIAASILNTPDLLFLDEPTTGLDPRSRNQVWDIVRAVVAQGTTVLLTTQYLDEADQLASRIAVIDHGKVIAEGTKGELKASVGSGSVHVRLRNPEQRPEAERVLQSALKASVQLEPDPVALTATVNGHGTDLDAAEQAARALAELARAGITVDNFGLGQPSLDEVFLALTDRPADATGTQGNGTHHPGTPATGADGTDTDRKGPTA is encoded by the coding sequence ATGACCGACCTCGCCATCGAGACCGAGGGCCTGGTCAAGGTCTTTGGCACGAACCGGGCCGTCGACGGCATCGACCTGCGCGTTCCCGCCGGCACCGTCTACGGCGTCCTCGGACCCAACGGCGCCGGCAAGACCACCGCCGTCAAGATGCTCGCCACCCTCCTCCGCCCCGACGGCGGCCGGGCCCGCGTCTTCGGCAACGACGTCGTCAAGGACGCCGACACCGTGCGCGGCCGGGTCAGCCTCACCGGCCAGTACGCCTCCGTCGACGAGGACCTGACCGGCACCGAGAACCTCGTCCTGCTCGGCCGCCTCCTCGGCCACACCCGCCCCGCCGCCCGCGACCGCTCCGCGCAGTTGCTCGGCGCGTTCGGGCTCGCCGACGCCGCCGACAAGCAGATCAAGAACTACTCGGGCGGCATGCGGCGCCGTATCGACATCGCCGCGTCCATCCTCAACACCCCCGACCTGCTCTTCCTCGACGAACCGACCACCGGCCTCGACCCGCGCAGCCGCAACCAGGTCTGGGACATCGTCCGCGCCGTGGTCGCCCAGGGCACGACCGTCCTGCTCACCACCCAGTACCTGGACGAGGCGGACCAGCTGGCCTCCCGTATCGCCGTCATCGACCACGGGAAGGTGATCGCGGAGGGCACGAAGGGCGAGCTGAAGGCCTCCGTCGGCTCGGGTTCGGTGCACGTACGGCTCCGGAACCCCGAGCAGCGCCCGGAGGCCGAGCGGGTCCTCCAGAGCGCCCTGAAGGCGTCCGTGCAGCTCGAACCCGACCCCGTCGCGCTCACCGCCACCGTCAACGGTCACGGAACCGACCTCGACGCCGCCGAGCAGGCCGCGCGGGCGCTGGCGGAGCTGGCGCGGGCCGGGATCACGGTCGACAACTTCGGGCTCGGCCAGCCCAGCCTCGACGAGGTGTTCCTGGCGCTGACGGACAGGCCCGCGGACGCGACGGGCACCCAAGGGAACGGAACCCACCATCCCGGCACCCCCGCCACCGGCGCCGACGGAACCGACACCGACCGGAAGGGACCGACGGCATGA
- a CDS encoding Rrf2 family transcriptional regulator has translation MNEGVEWALHSCLNLAWIGPERAVTAARLAAYHELPAAYLNKQLQALSRAGIVSSVSGPKGGFRLARPLDRITLMDVVTAIEGPEDAFRCSEIRQQGPGAGPEGSYGAECAIAGAMGAAELAWRRELAARTLDDVRERAELQAPAAPDRIRHWFANA, from the coding sequence ATGAACGAGGGCGTCGAATGGGCGCTGCACAGCTGCCTCAACCTGGCCTGGATCGGGCCGGAGCGGGCGGTGACGGCAGCGCGGCTCGCGGCGTACCACGAACTGCCCGCCGCCTACCTCAACAAGCAGCTCCAGGCCCTCTCCCGGGCCGGGATCGTCAGCTCGGTCTCCGGGCCCAAGGGTGGCTTCCGACTGGCGCGGCCGCTCGACCGGATCACCCTCATGGACGTCGTCACGGCGATCGAAGGCCCGGAGGACGCGTTCCGCTGTTCCGAGATCCGGCAGCAGGGGCCCGGTGCCGGACCGGAGGGGAGTTACGGGGCCGAGTGTGCGATCGCGGGCGCCATGGGCGCGGCGGAGCTGGCCTGGAGGCGGGAGCTGGCGGCCCGCACCCTGGACGACGTACGGGAACGGGCGGAGCTCCAGGCGCCCGCGGCCCCGGACCGTATCCGCCACTGGTTCGCCAACGCCTGA
- a CDS encoding FMN reductase, whose protein sequence is MQTLKLVAVSAGLSAPSSTRLLADRLAKAAQERLTEQEYVVEVRVVELRDHAVDIAKNFVTGFPSAELQESIDAVTGADGVIAVSPVFTASYSGLFKSFFDLIDPAALTGKPVLIGATGGTARHSLVLDHAMRPLFSYLRALVVPTAVYAASEDWGSGGDEYTDGLPSRIARAGHDLADLVAARGPAGEADDDEVVPFERQLADLRLD, encoded by the coding sequence ATGCAGACCCTGAAGCTGGTCGCCGTGTCCGCCGGGCTGAGCGCCCCGTCCTCGACGAGGCTGCTCGCCGACCGGCTCGCCAAGGCGGCCCAGGAGCGGCTCACCGAGCAGGAGTACGTGGTCGAGGTCCGGGTCGTCGAGCTGCGCGACCACGCCGTCGACATCGCGAAGAACTTCGTGACGGGCTTCCCCTCGGCGGAGCTCCAGGAGTCGATCGACGCGGTGACGGGAGCGGACGGGGTCATCGCGGTGAGCCCGGTGTTCACCGCCTCGTACAGCGGTCTGTTCAAGTCCTTCTTCGACCTGATCGACCCGGCCGCGCTGACCGGCAAGCCGGTGCTGATCGGCGCGACCGGCGGCACCGCCCGCCACTCCCTCGTGCTCGACCACGCCATGCGACCGCTCTTCTCCTACCTGCGGGCGCTGGTCGTCCCGACGGCCGTGTACGCGGCCTCGGAGGACTGGGGTTCGGGCGGCGACGAGTACACGGACGGGCTGCCGTCCCGGATCGCCCGGGCGGGACACGATCTCGCCGACCTGGTGGCGGCGCGGGGCCCGGCGGGGGAGGCGGACGACGACGAGGTCGTGCCGTTCGAGCGCCAACTCGCGGACCTGCGGCTCGACTGA
- a CDS encoding DUF2630 family protein has protein sequence MDQMYDDEQILANIGALVEEERALRQRVGGLLDEERTRLAELEVQLDQCWDLLRQRRAKAEFGEDPDTAAVRPAAEVESYRS, from the coding sequence ATGGACCAGATGTACGACGACGAGCAGATACTGGCGAACATCGGCGCCCTCGTCGAAGAGGAGCGGGCCCTGCGGCAGCGGGTCGGCGGGCTGCTCGACGAGGAGCGAACCCGGCTCGCCGAGCTGGAGGTGCAACTGGACCAGTGCTGGGACCTGCTGCGCCAGCGGCGAGCGAAGGCGGAATTCGGCGAGGACCCGGACACGGCGGCGGTCCGCCCAGCCGCGGAGGTGGAAAGCTACCGCAGCTAG